A genomic region of [Eubacterium] eligens ATCC 27750 contains the following coding sequences:
- the tyrS gene encoding tyrosine--tRNA ligase: MTLYDELVARGLIAQVTDEALIKDLINNGKATFYIGFDPTADSLHVGHFMALCLMKRLQMAGNKPIALIGGGTAMIGDPSGRTDMRKMLTPEQIQHNVDCFKKQMARFIDFSDDKALLVNNADWLLNLNYVELLREVGACFSVNNMLRAECYKQRMEKGLSFLEFNYMIMQSYDFYMLYQKYGCNLQFGGNDQWSNMLGGTELIRRKLDKDASAMTITLLLNSEGKKMGKTASGAVWLDPDKTSPYDFYQYWRNVDDADVLKCIRMLTFLPLEEIDKMDSWEGAQLNKAKEILAYELTKLVHGEEEAKKAEATAKAIFTGGDAANMPTAKLEADSFTDDEIDAINLVFGAGLATTKSEARRTIQQGGVSVDGEKVADIAAKFPKSMFEGDGVVVKKGKKSFVKVSVN; the protein is encoded by the coding sequence ATGACACTTTATGACGAATTGGTTGCAAGAGGTCTTATTGCACAGGTAACAGATGAAGCACTTATCAAAGACCTTATTAACAATGGAAAGGCTACATTTTACATTGGATTTGATCCAACAGCAGACAGCCTTCATGTAGGACACTTTATGGCACTCTGCCTTATGAAGAGACTCCAGATGGCAGGAAATAAGCCAATCGCACTTATTGGCGGTGGAACAGCTATGATTGGTGATCCATCAGGACGTACAGATATGAGAAAAATGCTTACACCAGAGCAGATTCAGCACAATGTTGACTGCTTCAAGAAGCAGATGGCAAGATTCATTGATTTCTCAGATGACAAGGCATTACTTGTTAATAATGCTGACTGGCTTCTTAATCTTAACTATGTAGAACTTTTAAGAGAGGTTGGAGCATGCTTCTCAGTTAATAACATGTTAAGAGCTGAATGCTACAAGCAGAGAATGGAAAAGGGATTAAGCTTCCTTGAGTTTAACTACATGATTATGCAGTCATACGATTTCTATATGTTATACCAGAAATACGGCTGTAATTTACAGTTTGGCGGTAATGACCAGTGGAGCAACATGTTAGGTGGAACAGAGCTTATCAGAAGAAAGCTTGATAAGGATGCTTCAGCTATGACAATCACACTTCTTCTTAACTCAGAGGGTAAGAAGATGGGTAAGACAGCTTCAGGTGCTGTATGGCTTGATCCGGATAAGACAAGTCCTTACGATTTCTACCAGTACTGGAGAAATGTTGATGATGCAGATGTTCTTAAATGCATCCGTATGCTCACATTCCTTCCACTTGAAGAGATTGACAAGATGGATAGCTGGGAAGGTGCTCAGCTTAACAAGGCTAAGGAGATTCTTGCTTATGAGCTTACAAAGCTTGTTCATGGTGAGGAAGAAGCTAAGAAAGCAGAAGCTACAGCAAAGGCAATCTTTACTGGTGGGGATGCAGCTAACATGCCTACAGCAAAGCTTGAAGCAGACAGCTTTACAGATGATGAAATTGATGCAATTAATCTTGTGTTTGGAGCAGGACTGGCAACAACTAAGTCAGAGGCCAGAAGAACTATCCAGCAGGGTGGTGTTTCTGTAGATGGAGAGAAGGTAGCAGATATAGCAGCTAAGTTCCCTAAGAGTATGTTCGAAGGAGACGGAGTAGTTGTTAAGAAGGGTAAGAAATCTTTCGTTAAAGTATCTGTTAATTAA